In one window of Mesoplodon densirostris isolate mMesDen1 chromosome 4, mMesDen1 primary haplotype, whole genome shotgun sequence DNA:
- the TYRO3 gene encoding LOW QUALITY PROTEIN: tyrosine-protein kinase receptor TYRO3 (The sequence of the model RefSeq protein was modified relative to this genomic sequence to represent the inferred CDS: deleted 2 bases in 2 codons) — protein MTHSPSHLSGLKLTGAPVKLTVSQGQPVKLNCSVEGMEEPEIQWVKDGAVVQSVDQVYIPVSEQHWIGFLRCRTVGEELPPLTLGDLVSCFHSLKSVERSDAGQYWCQVEDGGETETSQPVWLTVEGVPFFTVEPKDLAVPPNAPFQLFCEAVGPPEPVTIVWWRGGTKVGGPAPSPSVLNVTGVTQSTVFSCEAHNVKGLASSRPATVRLQALPAAPFNITVTKLSSSNASVAWTPGADGQALLQSCTVQVTQAPGGWEVLAVVVPVPPFTCLLRDLAPATNYSLRVRCANALGPSPYADWVPFRTKGLAPAIAPQNLRAIHTDSGLILEWEEVIPESPLEGPLGPYKLSWVQDNGTQGELTVEGTRTNLTGWDPQKDLIVRVCVSSAVGCGPWSQPLVVSSHDHAGQQGAPHSRTSWVPVVLGVLTALVTAAALALILLRKRRKETRFGQAFDSVMARGEPAVHFRAARSFNRERPERIEATLDSLGISDELKDKLEDVLIPEQQFTLGRMLGKGEFGSVREAQLKQEDGSFVKVAVKMLKADIIASSDIEEFLREAACMKEFDHPHVAKLVGVSLRSRAKGRLPIPMVILPFMKHGDLHAFLLASRIGENPFNLPLQTLVRFMVDIACGMEYLSSRNFIHRDLAARNCMLAEDMTVCVADFGLSRKIYSGDYYRQGCASKLPVKWLALESLADNLYTVHSDVWAFGVTMWEIMTRGQTPYAGIENAEIYNYLIGGNRLKQPPDCMEDMYELMYQCWSADPKQRPSFTCLRMELENVLGRLSVLSASQDPLYINLEGAQESAEGGNLELPGGDPASSGAGDGSGLGAVGGTPSDCRYILSPGGLAERPEQEEQQPDSPVNESQRLLLLQQGLLPTVAVSPQQRASGAMRLALLATVLADEALCDPSPGSKVWRLLW, from the exons ATGACACATTCTCCTTCCCACCTCTCAGGCCTGAAGCTCACGGGAGCCCCAGTGAAGCTGACAGTGTCTCAGGGGCAGCCGGTGAAGCTCAACTGCAGCGTGGAGGGGATGGAGGAGCCTGAGATACAGTGGGTGAAGGACGGGGCTGTGGTCCAGAGCGTGGACCAGGTGTACATCCCAGTCAGTGAGCAGCACTGGATTGGCTTCCTCAGGTGCAGGACTGTGGGGGAAG AGCTGCCCCCCTTGACCCTGGGAGACCTGGTGTCCTGTTTCCACAGCCTGAAGTCAGTGGAGCGCTCTGATGCGGGCCAGTACTGGTGCCAGGTGGAGGATGGGGGCGAAACCGAGACCTCCCAGCCAGTGTGGCTCACGGTAGAAG GTGTGCCATTTTTCACTGTGGAGCCAAAAGATCTGGCAGTGCCACCCAATGCCCCTTTCCAACTGTTTTGTGAGGCCGTGGGTCCCCCAGAACCTGTTACCATTGTCTGGTGGAGAGGAGGCACGAAGGTTGGGGGACCTGCTCCCTCTCCTTCCGTTTTAAATGTAACAG GGGTGACCCAGAGTACTGTGTTCTCCTGTGAAGCTCACAACGTAAAAGGCCTGGCCTCTTCTCGCCCAGCCACTGTTCGTCTTCAAG CACTGCCTGCAGCCCCCTTCAACATCACAGTGACGAAGCTCTCCAGCAGCAATGCTAGCGTGGCCTGGACGCCAGGTGCCGATGGCCAAGCCCTGCTCCAATCCTGTACAGTCCAG gtGACTCAGGCCCCAGGAGGCTGGGAGGTCTTGGCTGTTGTGGTCCCTGTGCCACCTTTTACTTGCCTGCTCCGGGACCTGGCACCTGCCACCAACTATAGCCTCAGGGTTCGCTGTGCCAATGCCTTGGGGCCTTCTCCATATGCTGACTGGGTGCCCTTTCGGACAAAGGGTCTAG CCCCAGCCATTGCTCCCCAGAACCTCCGTGCCATCCACACAGACTCAGGCCTCATCCTGGAGTGGGAAGAAGTGATCCCCGAAAGTCCTTTAGAAGGCCCTCTGGGACCCTATAAACTGTCCTGGGTTCAAGACAACGGAACCCAG GGTGAGCTGACAGTGGAGGGGACCAGGACCAACCTGACGGGCTGGGATCCCCAGAAGGACCtgattgtgcgtgtgtgtgtctccaGTGCAGTTGGCTGTGGGCCCTGGAGTCAGCCGCTGGTGGTCTCTTCTCATGACCATGCAG GCCAGCAGGGTGCTCCCCACAGCCGCACGTCCTGGGTGCCTGTGGTCCTGGGTGTGCTGACAGCCCTGGTGACGGCTGCTGCCCTGGCCCTCATCCTGCTTCGAAAGAGACGGAAGGAGACACGGTTTGG GCAAGCCTTTGACAGTGTCATGGCCCGGGGGGAGCCGGCAGTTCATTTCCGGGCAGCACGATCCTTCAATCGGGAAAGGCCCGAGCGCATCGAGGCCACAC TGGACAGCTTGGGCATCAGTGATGAGCTGAAGGACAAACTGGAGGATGTACTCATCCCAGAGCAGCAGTTCACCCTGGGCCGGATGTTGGGCAAAG GAGAGTTTGGTTCAGTGAGGGAGGCCCAGTTGAAGCAGGAGGATGGCTCCTTTGTGAAAGTGGCTGTAAAGATGCTGAAAG cTGACATCATTGCCTCAAGCGACATTGAAGAGTTCCTCAGGGAAGCGGCTTGCATGAAGGAGTTTGACCACCCACACGTGGCCAAGCTTGTTG GGGTGAGCCTCCGGAGCAGGGCCAAAGGCCGTCTCCCCATCCCCATGGTCATCCTGCCTTTCATGAAGCACGGGGACCTGCACGCCTTCCTGCTCGCCTCCCGGATTGGGGAGAACCCCTTT AACCTGCCCCTGCAGACCCTGGTTCGGTTCATGGTGGACATTGCCTGTGGCATGGAGTACCTGAGCTCCCGGAACTTTATCCACCGAGACCTGGCTGCTCGGAACTGCAT gctggcagaagacatgaCGGTGTGCGTGGCTGACTTTGGACTCTCCCGGAAGATCTATAGTGGGGACTACTatcgtcagggctgtgcctccaAACTGCCCGTCAAGTGGCTGGCCCTGGAGAGCCTGGCTGACAACTTGTATACCGTGCACAGTGACGTG TGGGCCTTCGGGGTGACCATGTGGGAGATCATGACTCGTGGGCAGACGCCGTATGCTGGCATTGAGAACGCTGAGATCTACAACTACCTCATCGGCGGGAACCGCCTGAAACAGCCTCCGGACTGTATGGAGGACAT GTATGAGCTCATGTACCAGTGCTGGAGCGCCGACCCCAAGCAGCGCCCGAGCTTCACATGTCTGCGAATGGAGCTGGAGAATGTCCTGGGCCGCCTGTCTGTGCTATCCGCCAGCCAGGACCCCTTGTATATCAACCTTGagggagcccaggaatctgccgAGGGAGGCAACCTGGAGCTGCCTGGCGGGGACCCGGCCAGCAGCGGGGCTGGAGATGGCAGTGGCCTGGGGGCCGTGGGGGGCACCCCTAGTGACTGTCGGTACATCCTCAGCCCTGGGGGGCTGGCTGAGCGGCCTGAGCAGGAGGAGCAGCAGCCAGACAGCCCCGTCAATGAGTCccagaggctgctgctgctgcagcaagGGCTACTA CCCACAGTAGCTGTTAGCCCACAG CAGAGGGCCTCTGGGGCCATGCGGCTGGCTCTGCTGGCCACTGTGCTGGCTGACGAAGCCCTGTGTGACCCCAGCCCAGGCAGCAAGGTGTGGAGGCTCCTGTGGTAG